From Methanomicrobiales archaeon HGW-Methanomicrobiales-1, a single genomic window includes:
- a CDS encoding methanogenesis marker radical SAM protein has product MAHLTVDIGGSPGINCHGFCEYCYFKQVKGVQPLGCRYCLPFKKGCDYCTRGVKEEYSGFKDLKTIADETLANLQTKRGDIERITISGGGDPSCYPRFTELIELLGTMEAPLHIGYTSGKGWDDPAVADLLIDNGLSEISFTVFASDPALRKRYMHDPTPEASLKIVERLCEDADVYAAAVILPGINDGTVLEQTCEWLDTYGAKGLILMRFANTTEHGLILDNGPIIQNQPVQTVESFRDLIADLSVKYNLKISGTPLWDPDIGSPFAIISEPQLVQKLPRVTRRATVISGSVATPYIEKILSACGSDVPVIPVNKEIACLITTDDLRKLDLSSLERAVILPGRAFVFDPEAQEILSADGMDREVIRGPDMLTADAETSMGMTRDQVLAMEMEGFAELIQTINMYGSSKTVSK; this is encoded by the coding sequence ATGGCTCACCTGACTGTTGACATCGGAGGAAGCCCGGGCATTAACTGCCACGGTTTCTGTGAATACTGCTACTTCAAACAGGTCAAGGGTGTCCAGCCGCTGGGGTGCCGGTACTGCCTCCCGTTCAAGAAAGGATGTGACTACTGCACCCGTGGGGTAAAGGAAGAGTACAGCGGATTTAAAGATCTAAAAACCATCGCTGATGAGACTCTTGCAAATCTCCAGACAAAACGAGGAGATATCGAACGGATCACTATCAGCGGTGGCGGGGACCCCAGTTGCTATCCACGATTCACCGAACTCATTGAACTGCTCGGAACTATGGAGGCTCCGCTCCATATCGGTTATACCAGCGGCAAAGGCTGGGATGATCCGGCAGTAGCCGATCTCCTGATCGACAACGGCCTGTCGGAAATATCATTCACCGTCTTTGCATCTGACCCGGCCCTTCGCAAACGTTACATGCACGATCCGACTCCGGAAGCCTCGTTGAAAATTGTGGAACGGTTATGTGAGGATGCCGATGTATACGCAGCAGCAGTTATCCTTCCGGGCATCAACGATGGAACAGTTCTCGAACAGACCTGTGAATGGCTGGATACCTACGGCGCAAAAGGATTAATCCTGATGCGGTTTGCTAATACAACCGAACATGGTCTTATCCTGGACAATGGCCCGATCATCCAAAACCAGCCGGTGCAGACCGTGGAATCTTTTCGTGATCTGATCGCGGATTTGAGCGTGAAATATAACCTGAAAATTTCTGGAACTCCCCTATGGGACCCGGATATCGGATCTCCGTTTGCGATTATCAGCGAACCGCAACTGGTACAGAAACTCCCCCGGGTAACCCGGAGGGCAACGGTCATCAGCGGGAGTGTGGCCACCCCCTATATCGAAAAAATCCTGTCTGCCTGTGGCTCTGACGTGCCTGTTATTCCCGTGAATAAAGAGATTGCGTGCCTCATCACAACCGATGATCTCCGGAAACTCGATCTATCTTCACTTGAACGCGCAGTTATCCTCCCCGGGCGGGCGTTTGTGTTTGACCCGGAAGCGCAGGAAATCCTTTCGGCCGATGGTATGGATCGCGAGGTTATCCGTGGGCCGGATATGCTGACAGCGGATGCTGAAACGAGTATGGGTATGACCCGCGATCAGGTTCTCGCTATGGAGATGGAAGGCTTTGCTGAACTGATACAGACTATAAACATGTACGGAAGCTCAAAAACTGTTAGCAAGTGA
- a CDS encoding DUF350 domain-containing protein, whose amino-acid sequence MLLENAIVGLVQLVIAIIFAVVALYIGFSVLGKITKGIDEEKELAKGNVAVGILVAAVFVAIALVVQSGVSGLSVGINKALSLGILSVDGMTVVGVAIIQLVLGIVLAVGAIYLALNILDKLTKGVEEFEELKKGNVAVALEMGGVIIAVAVIIQSGVIGITAAIL is encoded by the coding sequence ATGCTTTTGGAAAATGCAATTGTTGGATTAGTCCAATTGGTAATTGCCATTATATTTGCCGTTGTGGCACTGTATATCGGCTTTTCGGTGCTCGGAAAGATCACCAAGGGAATTGATGAAGAAAAGGAACTTGCAAAAGGTAACGTTGCTGTCGGTATCCTTGTCGCAGCAGTATTTGTTGCAATTGCGCTTGTAGTCCAGTCAGGAGTTTCGGGACTTTCAGTTGGAATCAATAAAGCACTGTCATTAGGCATTCTCTCTGTCGATGGAATGACTGTTGTCGGTGTCGCAATCATTCAGCTCGTTCTGGGCATTGTGCTCGCAGTTGGCGCTATCTACCTTGCGCTCAACATCCTCGACAAACTGACAAAAGGTGTTGAGGAGTTCGAAGAGCTCAAGAAGGGTAACGTTGCAGTTGCGCTTGAGATGGGTGGAGTCATTATCGCTGTTGCTGTTATTATCCAGTCAGGTGTTATTGGCATCACTGCAGCAATTCTCTAA
- the accC gene encoding acetyl-CoA carboxylase biotin carboxylase subunit, with amino-acid sequence MKYFEKLLIANRGEIAIRVMRACRELDIETVAIYSTADKNALHVRYADEAFQVGEAHPSKSYLNMERIIDIAKKSGADAVHPGYGFLAENYKFAKLCLEENVTFVGPRWKTIKAMGSKIGSKQMMKEHGVPVVPGTEGGIKDPEEAKKIASEIGYPVIVKASAGGGGIGMQIVNDEKDMDEAISASMRIAQSAFGDATVFIEKYLVKPRHIEFQIFADEHGNAVHLYERECSIQRRHQKLIEEAPCPIMTPELRERMADSALRAARASDYTNAGTVEFLYSNGNYYFMEMNTRLQVEHTITEFITGVDIVKQQLAIAAGESLPFEQQDISIRGHAIECRINAEDPLNNFAADPGKIVRYRSPGGPGIRIDSGIHMGYTISPIYDSMIAKLCAWDQTRADAIRRMRRAISEYIILGVKTTLPLHYAIMNNQQYIEGNTHTHFLQEEHILSTLERYKRDEETRMQTLAGSFDQGKKVAAITAAVNTYLQQKKV; translated from the coding sequence ATGAAATATTTCGAAAAACTGCTGATAGCAAACCGGGGCGAGATCGCCATCCGCGTAATGAGAGCCTGCCGCGAGCTCGATATCGAGACGGTAGCAATCTATTCCACTGCCGATAAAAATGCACTCCATGTAAGATATGCCGATGAGGCATTCCAGGTCGGGGAAGCCCACCCGTCAAAAAGCTACCTCAATATGGAGCGAATCATCGATATCGCCAAAAAAAGCGGGGCGGATGCGGTGCACCCGGGATACGGATTTTTAGCCGAGAACTATAAATTCGCAAAACTCTGTCTTGAAGAAAACGTCACCTTTGTCGGACCGCGCTGGAAGACCATCAAAGCGATGGGATCCAAGATCGGCAGCAAGCAGATGATGAAAGAGCACGGGGTCCCGGTTGTCCCAGGCACGGAAGGTGGCATCAAAGATCCTGAAGAGGCAAAGAAGATCGCATCCGAGATTGGGTACCCGGTCATTGTCAAGGCCAGTGCCGGTGGTGGCGGTATCGGGATGCAGATCGTAAACGATGAGAAAGATATGGATGAGGCGATCTCGGCCAGCATGCGAATCGCCCAGTCTGCATTTGGCGATGCCACGGTCTTCATTGAGAAATATCTGGTCAAACCCCGGCATATTGAATTCCAGATTTTTGCCGATGAACACGGTAACGCCGTCCATCTCTATGAACGTGAATGTTCTATCCAGCGCCGGCACCAGAAACTGATAGAAGAGGCACCCTGCCCGATCATGACCCCGGAATTACGGGAGCGTATGGCAGACTCCGCACTCAGGGCAGCCAGGGCATCGGATTACACCAATGCAGGGACAGTAGAGTTCCTCTACAGCAATGGCAATTATTACTTTATGGAGATGAACACCCGCCTTCAGGTCGAGCATACGATTACAGAGTTCATCACGGGTGTAGATATTGTCAAACAGCAGCTTGCGATTGCAGCCGGTGAGTCCTTACCCTTCGAACAACAGGATATCTCCATCCGGGGCCATGCTATCGAGTGCAGGATCAATGCTGAGGACCCCCTCAACAATTTTGCGGCAGATCCCGGAAAGATTGTCCGTTACCGCTCACCCGGAGGACCGGGTATCAGGATCGACAGCGGAATCCACATGGGATACACCATTTCCCCCATCTATGACTCCATGATCGCGAAGCTCTGTGCATGGGATCAAACCCGTGCGGATGCGATCAGACGCATGCGCAGAGCGATATCGGAGTACATTATCCTCGGAGTGAAGACCACACTTCCCCTCCACTACGCGATCATGAACAACCAGCAGTATATCGAAGGAAATACCCATACTCACTTCCTGCAAGAAGAGCACATCTTAAGTACACTGGAACGGTACAAGCGTGACGAGGAGACGCGAATGCAAACCCTCGCGGGTTCATTCGACCAGGGTAAAAAAGTCGCCGCGATCACTGCTGCAGTCAATACCTACCTGCAGCAGAAAAAGGTATGA
- the oadA gene encoding oxaloacetate decarboxylase subunit alpha has product MYSAAPHKVKITDTTLRDAHQSLIATRLRTEDMIPLAEGLDKCGFFSVEAWGGATFDTCIRFLNDDPWDRLRQLKAELKRTPIQMLLRGQNLVGYRHYSDDVVDKFVAAAHKNGVDVFRVFDALNDIRNMKRSMDQVKLAGAHLQGTICYTTSPVHNTSTFIEMAKELAAHDCDSICIKDMAGLIMPEAARELITGIKKAVDIKVCLHSHSTSGIAPMSYQAAVEAGVDILDTAMSPFSMGTSQPPTESIVAALKGTPYDTGIDLLRLRPVRNTCLQIREKYGALVNPISERVDSDVLIYQLPGGMISNLVSQLQEQDALNRMEEVLAEIPRVREDLGYPPLVTPTSQIVGTQAVLNVLVGGDRYKNVTKEVKDYIHGLYGKSPAPVSEKIRHLIIGNDAVVTVRPADLLEPSYEKMKAEATAAGLVKKEEDILTYIIYPAIAPAFLKGERPPEPLPQMQMAMQPKTDVPSEMEVEVDGEVFTVRIVSVGGSKVEVASVSQQKIPQGNFEGGIKSNMQGMVLKVNVSRGAVVKKGDTLVVLEAMKMENPIHSPIDGKVTEIFVDTGDIVKNGDVLLVVQ; this is encoded by the coding sequence ATGTACTCCGCCGCTCCTCACAAAGTCAAAATCACGGATACCACCCTCCGTGACGCGCACCAGTCGCTTATAGCCACGAGACTCCGGACAGAGGACATGATTCCCCTGGCAGAGGGACTCGACAAGTGCGGTTTTTTTTCCGTTGAAGCATGGGGCGGGGCAACCTTCGATACGTGCATCCGGTTTTTAAACGACGACCCATGGGACCGTCTTCGTCAACTCAAAGCAGAACTAAAACGCACACCGATCCAGATGCTTCTCCGGGGCCAGAACCTTGTCGGGTACCGGCATTATTCCGATGATGTTGTCGATAAATTCGTGGCAGCGGCACATAAAAATGGTGTGGATGTCTTCCGAGTCTTTGATGCATTAAATGATATCCGGAATATGAAACGATCGATGGACCAGGTAAAGTTGGCCGGTGCGCACCTGCAGGGCACCATATGCTATACAACGAGCCCGGTCCATAACACCAGCACCTTCATCGAAATGGCAAAAGAACTCGCTGCGCATGATTGTGATTCGATCTGTATCAAGGACATGGCAGGGCTTATCATGCCCGAAGCGGCGCGGGAACTCATAACGGGGATCAAAAAAGCGGTGGACATCAAAGTCTGCCTGCACAGCCATTCAACGAGCGGGATTGCTCCGATGAGCTACCAGGCTGCGGTAGAGGCCGGAGTGGATATCCTTGATACGGCCATGTCCCCGTTCTCAATGGGTACTTCGCAACCCCCTACAGAAAGCATCGTAGCCGCGTTGAAGGGAACACCCTATGACACCGGCATTGACCTGCTGAGACTGCGGCCTGTGCGGAATACCTGTTTACAGATACGCGAAAAATATGGCGCCCTGGTCAACCCGATATCAGAAAGGGTTGATTCCGATGTCCTCATCTACCAGCTTCCCGGCGGTATGATCTCCAACCTCGTATCACAGCTTCAGGAACAGGATGCCCTCAACCGGATGGAGGAAGTGCTTGCCGAGATACCCCGCGTGCGAGAGGATCTCGGCTATCCTCCACTCGTTACTCCCACCAGCCAGATTGTCGGGACACAGGCCGTCCTGAATGTTCTCGTAGGCGGGGATCGTTACAAGAACGTAACTAAGGAAGTAAAAGACTATATTCACGGGCTCTATGGGAAATCCCCGGCGCCGGTCAGCGAGAAAATACGTCACCTGATCATTGGTAATGACGCAGTTGTCACGGTCCGGCCTGCTGACTTACTGGAACCATCGTACGAGAAAATGAAAGCAGAAGCAACCGCAGCGGGCCTCGTAAAAAAGGAAGAGGACATTCTTACCTATATCATCTACCCGGCAATTGCCCCGGCATTCCTGAAAGGTGAACGACCACCCGAGCCGCTACCCCAGATGCAGATGGCCATGCAGCCTAAGACGGATGTCCCCAGCGAGATGGAAGTCGAAGTTGACGGGGAAGTATTTACCGTACGCATTGTATCTGTCGGGGGCAGCAAGGTGGAAGTGGCAAGCGTCTCCCAGCAGAAGATACCCCAGGGAAATTTTGAAGGCGGCATCAAGAGCAATATGCAGGGCATGGTCCTGAAGGTCAATGTCAGCAGGGGTGCAGTAGTCAAGAAAGGTGACACGCTGGTCGTTCTTGAAGCAATGAAGATGGAAAATCCCATTCACAGCCCGATTGACGGTAAAGTTACAGAGATCTTTGTTGATACCGGAGATATCGTCAAAAATGGCGATGTTCTGCTGGTGGTGCAATGA
- a CDS encoding ABC transporter → MRLGLEGVEIKRGNWRLSAEGSFTEGIHLISGDVGSGKSTLALMMAGLFSAASGSVIRDQVSSLMISFQFPEYHITGTTVREECESWGLDPTIILSSINLEAKRDYDPFRLSRGELMRLHLACVLANQYDLLILDEPFSSLDVCEKQRICNILSGRSHGITILFTHEQAIFPRIGHIWEIEDGQLRNCGSPPEGLRNWHHIPSLIRTLVASGKIPGNISPDDLIEVACRT, encoded by the coding sequence ATGAGACTGGGGCTTGAGGGTGTAGAAATAAAACGCGGAAACTGGCGTCTTTCTGCGGAGGGAAGCTTCACTGAGGGGATTCACCTCATCAGCGGGGATGTAGGCAGTGGAAAATCCACACTCGCACTGATGATGGCGGGCCTGTTTTCCGCAGCGTCGGGCTCGGTCATTCGCGACCAGGTCTCCTCGCTCATGATCTCGTTCCAGTTTCCCGAATACCATATAACGGGAACAACCGTCCGTGAGGAATGTGAATCATGGGGTCTTGACCCGACCATCATCCTCTCGTCAATCAATCTTGAGGCGAAAAGGGATTATGATCCCTTCCGCTTAAGCAGGGGCGAATTGATGCGGCTCCACCTGGCTTGTGTCCTTGCAAACCAGTACGATCTCCTCATCCTTGATGAACCATTCAGTTCTCTCGATGTTTGCGAGAAACAGCGCATATGCAACATCCTTTCCGGGCGTTCCCATGGCATTACCATACTGTTTACCCATGAACAGGCAATCTTTCCCCGGATTGGGCATATCTGGGAAATTGAGGACGGCCAGCTCAGGAACTGCGGCTCACCGCCCGAAGGTCTTCGGAACTGGCACCACATACCATCCCTGATCAGAACACTGGTTGCCTCAGGCAAAATACCGGGGAACATCTCTCCTGATGATCTTATAGAGGTGGCATGCAGGACATAA
- a CDS encoding ABC transporter: MIRIENLRYRTLAIESLTIRTGVTSVIGANGSGKTTLLKLCAGIFLPNTGTILIEGIEPRRSEIGWVNEFPDRNFLFETVADEIASSLRFKHRPIEEITRRMDEVLERFGIARLSDRPVRELSGGEKVLVALAAAMIQNPRVLILDECDSHMDARCMQSIDGIIQHSNIPFIIRSTQDMETASVSDHLIFLENGRVRFSGTPEKVFSALEDSPFFPLAWKCRV; the protein is encoded by the coding sequence ATGATCCGCATTGAAAATCTCCGCTATCGTACTTTGGCGATTGAGTCACTCACGATTAGAACCGGAGTTACTTCGGTTATCGGAGCAAATGGCAGCGGGAAGACCACGCTCCTGAAACTCTGTGCCGGCATTTTTCTTCCGAATACGGGCACTATCCTCATTGAAGGCATAGAACCACGCCGGTCAGAGATCGGATGGGTCAATGAATTTCCCGATCGCAATTTCCTGTTCGAGACTGTTGCTGATGAAATTGCATCCTCGCTCCGCTTCAAGCACCGCCCAATTGAAGAGATCACCCGGCGTATGGATGAAGTCCTGGAACGGTTCGGGATTGCCCGGCTGTCAGATCGGCCGGTGAGAGAACTATCCGGGGGCGAAAAAGTACTCGTTGCTCTCGCAGCAGCGATGATCCAGAATCCCCGGGTTCTCATTCTCGATGAATGTGACTCGCATATGGATGCGCGGTGTATGCAATCGATAGATGGGATCATCCAACATTCGAATATTCCCTTCATAATCCGTAGTACGCAGGATATGGAAACCGCTTCAGTGAGTGATCACCTCATATTTCTGGAAAATGGCCGGGTCCGGTTTTCCGGAACACCGGAGAAGGTCTTTTCAGCTCTTGAAGACTCGCCCTTTTTTCCACTCGCATGGAAGTGCAGAGTATGA
- a CDS encoding biotin transporter BioY, producing MFGDLQRSRIIAYSAAFIGLIALGSWISLPIGNIPFTIQTLFVLLAGIVMHRYGAIPVLLYVILGVLGLPLFHNGMAGIGVLLGPSGGYLIGFIFAALITGLAWENKSRVIRISGIIAATAVIYLFGVTWLMYSLQLGFIPAIVTGALPFFPGDVIKAAAAYLIGKRLS from the coding sequence ATGTTTGGAGATTTGCAGCGATCCCGGATTATTGCCTATTCCGCAGCATTTATCGGGCTTATAGCACTGGGCAGCTGGATCTCGCTTCCCATCGGAAACATCCCTTTTACGATCCAGACCCTCTTTGTCTTACTGGCCGGGATCGTCATGCATCGTTATGGCGCGATCCCGGTACTGCTCTACGTAATCCTGGGGGTATTGGGCCTGCCCCTGTTCCATAATGGCATGGCAGGAATTGGCGTACTCCTCGGGCCCAGCGGGGGCTACCTTATCGGGTTTATCTTCGCCGCTCTTATCACAGGACTTGCCTGGGAAAACAAGTCACGAGTAATCCGTATTAGTGGGATCATTGCTGCAACCGCAGTAATCTACCTGTTTGGGGTCACCTGGCTGATGTATTCCTTACAACTCGGATTCATTCCGGCGATCGTTACCGGCGCGCTGCCATTTTTCCCGGGCGACGTGATCAAAGCTGCTGCCGCATATCTAATCGGAAAGCGACTCTCATGA
- a CDS encoding biotin--[acetyl-CoA-carboxylase] ligase encodes MPNSAFKVLEILERAIAPISGEAISNELGVTRSAVWKNIKELRLMGYDIQSSQKEGYRLVHSSSKLLPYEVHKKLHTQVFGTNLRYFEHTPSTNSVGKQLCSDGEPKKLHGTVIIAEEQTGGVGRMGRAWISPSGGIWITVILKPQVPVDHIFMITMAGSVAVARAIRKEFEIGALIKWPNDIFIGKKKIGGLLLEMAAEADTVHYCLLGIGIDVNNPVKDFTADLQRDITSISAEVGHEVDRASFLARILREFENRYQLVESGEYDAITQEWKSLSATLENRVQIRTLKNSFEGEAIDIDEFGALIVRKDNGKLERVIAGDCYQQ; translated from the coding sequence ATGCCGAATTCCGCATTCAAAGTGCTTGAGATTCTTGAACGGGCCATCGCGCCGATATCCGGAGAAGCTATCAGCAACGAGCTCGGCGTCACCCGCTCGGCGGTCTGGAAGAACATCAAGGAACTCCGGCTTATGGGTTATGATATCCAGTCATCCCAGAAGGAAGGTTACCGGCTCGTGCATTCCAGCAGCAAACTCCTGCCCTATGAGGTTCATAAGAAACTTCACACCCAGGTTTTTGGCACAAACCTCCGGTATTTCGAGCACACACCCTCGACGAATAGTGTGGGAAAACAGCTCTGTTCTGATGGGGAACCAAAAAAACTTCATGGCACGGTAATTATTGCTGAAGAACAGACCGGTGGCGTTGGGAGGATGGGAAGAGCCTGGATCTCGCCTTCCGGAGGGATCTGGATCACGGTGATCTTAAAACCACAGGTCCCGGTTGACCATATCTTTATGATCACAATGGCCGGTTCTGTGGCGGTAGCACGGGCAATCAGGAAAGAATTCGAGATCGGGGCATTGATCAAATGGCCCAATGATATTTTCATCGGGAAGAAAAAAATAGGCGGCCTGCTTCTCGAGATGGCTGCAGAAGCTGATACGGTCCACTACTGCCTGCTCGGTATCGGGATCGATGTCAATAACCCGGTCAAGGATTTCACCGCAGACCTCCAGCGGGATATCACCTCCATCAGCGCGGAGGTCGGGCACGAGGTTGACCGGGCATCATTCCTTGCACGCATATTACGGGAATTTGAAAACCGGTACCAGCTCGTAGAAAGCGGTGAGTATGATGCGATCACCCAGGAATGGAAGAGCCTCTCAGCCACACTGGAGAACCGTGTCCAGATACGGACCCTCAAGAATAGTTTTGAAGGCGAGGCGATCGATATCGACGAGTTCGGCGCGCTCATTGTCCGGAAGGACAATGGGAAACTGGAGCGGGTAATCGCCGGCGATTGTTATCAACAGTAA
- a CDS encoding RNA-splicing ligase RtcB — protein sequence MLDGVLQTGINEWEIPVGFVPGMRVPGKFFLSEALGASLESGAIQQLANVATMPGIIRHSLAMPDIHWGYGFPIGGVAAFSLDEGVISPGGVGFDINCGVRLLTTPLEQKDVSGRRDLIEELFKAVPTGVGGKSSLRISPQNLDGMMIKGAAWAVDAGYGTRHDLLRCEDGGFMKQADSHVVSAKAKQRGVPQGGTLGSGNHFLEMQVVREIFDPEAAQAFGISLGQVCCMIHCGSRGLGHQVCTDHLKLLESATKKYHITLPDRQLACAPIMSPEGKDYFGAMAASANYAWANRQLITHTVRQVLARMFRIEYDDMPLVYDVAHNVAKFEEHDVDGKQTKVCVHRKGATRAFGPGSEELPADLLRIGQPVIIPGSMGTSSFVLRGTKTAMEKTFGSTCHGAGRIMSRSQAKKMLSGKDITANLLKAGIIVRAHSENAIADEAPEVYKSSDEVVNVVHDVGISRLVARLSPLGVIKG from the coding sequence ATGCTTGACGGTGTGCTACAAACCGGTATAAACGAATGGGAAATACCGGTGGGGTTTGTCCCGGGCATGAGAGTTCCGGGAAAATTTTTCCTTTCTGAAGCATTGGGAGCCAGCCTGGAATCCGGCGCAATCCAGCAGCTGGCAAACGTGGCAACCATGCCCGGGATTATCCGGCATTCGCTCGCCATGCCGGACATTCACTGGGGGTATGGTTTTCCCATCGGGGGCGTTGCAGCATTCTCACTGGATGAAGGGGTGATATCTCCCGGGGGTGTCGGGTTTGATATCAACTGCGGGGTGAGGTTGCTCACCACACCCCTGGAACAAAAAGACGTTTCCGGGCGCCGTGACCTGATCGAAGAACTTTTCAAGGCAGTACCCACCGGTGTTGGAGGAAAGAGTTCCCTCCGGATATCCCCCCAGAATCTTGACGGAATGATGATAAAAGGGGCAGCCTGGGCGGTTGATGCAGGATATGGGACCCGTCACGATCTTCTCCGGTGCGAAGATGGCGGGTTTATGAAACAGGCTGACAGTCACGTGGTTTCTGCCAAGGCAAAACAGCGGGGAGTCCCTCAGGGGGGGACATTAGGATCCGGCAACCATTTTCTTGAAATGCAGGTAGTCCGGGAGATCTTCGATCCGGAGGCGGCACAGGCATTTGGTATCAGCCTGGGACAGGTCTGCTGTATGATCCACTGCGGTTCGCGGGGGCTCGGACACCAGGTATGCACCGATCACCTGAAACTTCTTGAAAGTGCAACAAAAAAATATCATATCACCCTGCCGGATCGGCAACTTGCCTGTGCACCTATCATGTCTCCTGAAGGAAAGGACTATTTTGGTGCAATGGCTGCCTCGGCAAATTATGCCTGGGCAAACCGGCAGCTCATCACCCATACCGTCCGGCAGGTACTTGCAAGGATGTTCAGGATCGAGTACGACGACATGCCACTGGTCTATGATGTGGCACATAATGTTGCAAAGTTCGAAGAACATGATGTTGATGGAAAACAGACCAAAGTCTGCGTCCACCGAAAGGGTGCTACCCGGGCCTTCGGTCCCGGTTCGGAAGAACTTCCTGCTGATCTGCTCCGGATCGGCCAGCCGGTGATTATTCCCGGCAGCATGGGAACGTCATCCTTTGTCCTGCGGGGAACAAAGACTGCGATGGAAAAGACCTTTGGCAGTACCTGTCACGGGGCTGGACGCATCATGAGCCGTTCCCAGGCAAAAAAGATGCTGAGCGGCAAGGATATTACCGCAAATCTGCTGAAAGCGGGAATTATTGTGCGGGCCCACAGCGAGAATGCGATTGCCGATGAAGCACCGGAGGTCTATAAATCCAGCGATGAAGTGGTAAACGTGGTGCACGATGTGGGGATCTCCCGGCTGGTTGCACGCCTTTCCCCCCTGGGAGTGATCAAGGGTTGA
- a CDS encoding protein archease, translated as MSFEEISHTADVKIRARALTLDALFTDAFLALMQVVYGTDRKVAITKEIRIESDTIESLLIDFLSEVLFIAEVEGLVFSQADIIIDGLNLTAILKGELFDPLRHSSGTEVKGISYSGLIIQKDANGYMLDILFDV; from the coding sequence ATGAGTTTTGAAGAGATCTCTCATACGGCTGATGTAAAAATTCGGGCACGGGCATTAACGCTCGATGCCCTGTTTACCGATGCATTCCTTGCGCTAATGCAGGTCGTATATGGAACAGACCGAAAGGTTGCAATAACAAAAGAGATCCGGATAGAATCAGATACGATCGAATCACTTCTCATCGATTTTCTCTCTGAAGTGCTCTTTATTGCTGAAGTTGAAGGATTGGTTTTTTCTCAAGCGGATATAATAATCGATGGTCTGAACCTGACCGCAATTCTCAAAGGGGAATTATTTGATCCATTGCGGCATTCATCAGGAACCGAAGTGAAAGGGATTTCCTATTCAGGATTAATAATCCAGAAAGATGCGAACGGATATATGCTGGATATCTTATTTGATGTATAG
- a CDS encoding preprotein translocase subunit SecF has protein sequence MGFIKYDIEKYSPKQLVIIPLVLLVIALILLALNTASTGMPVTPGIDFSGGIAVTVVTTDTRDQIQATFSEYPLIDISEGVNDGKFLKFKSMDDAKFKSLTSLITQKYPDAKIDQIGESFGKTLQSQALVALLFSFIGMAIVIFLAFRTFVPAVAVILSAFADMVMTAAAMNIVGIPLTLGTVAALLMLIGYSVDSDILLTNRVLKRQGKLNEKLVGAFNTGITMTTTTLAATVALFLVSWFGSVQILMEISAVLLIGLIFDIMNTWLTNAGILKWYAQKGGVK, from the coding sequence ATGGGATTTATCAAATATGATATTGAAAAATATTCACCAAAACAACTGGTGATAATCCCGCTCGTACTTCTTGTAATTGCTCTCATACTGCTGGCTCTGAATACGGCATCAACGGGAATGCCCGTGACTCCGGGTATTGATTTTTCCGGTGGGATAGCGGTTACAGTAGTTACTACGGATACGCGGGATCAGATTCAGGCAACCTTTTCTGAATATCCGCTGATCGATATCAGCGAAGGTGTGAACGATGGGAAGTTTTTGAAATTCAAATCAATGGATGATGCAAAATTCAAGTCGCTGACATCCTTGATCACCCAGAAATATCCGGATGCAAAGATCGACCAGATTGGAGAATCTTTTGGGAAAACCCTGCAATCCCAGGCTCTTGTGGCACTGCTGTTTTCCTTTATTGGTATGGCAATTGTAATCTTTTTAGCATTCAGGACCTTTGTTCCGGCAGTTGCGGTCATTCTTTCAGCGTTTGCTGACATGGTGATGACTGCAGCAGCGATGAATATCGTTGGAATTCCGCTGACCCTGGGAACTGTTGCAGCACTACTCATGCTTATCGGGTATTCCGTTGACAGTGATATCCTTCTTACCAACCGTGTTCTGAAGCGGCAGGGAAAACTCAATGAAAAACTTGTCGGGGCATTTAATACGGGTATCACCATGACCACAACAACGCTTGCGGCAACGGTGGCGCTGTTCCTCGTTTCATGGTTTGGCTCGGTGCAGATACTCATGGAGATATCCGCTGTGCTTCTGATTGGCCTGATATTTGATATCATGAATACCTGGCTGACGAATGCCGGCATCCTGAAATGGTATGCGCAGAAAGGTGGTGTCAAATGA